GCCGATTGGCTTCCGTAAGGATGGCGGAGAGCGCCTGATAGCGCTCAACCTGTTTGCGGTTCTCCATCACAAAGCGGTTCACCAGAAGCGCGGCGAAGAAAAAGAACAGAATCCGGATCGCCAATTCTGAAATCCCGCTGGGGGTAAGTTCATACTGCTGAAGCGCAGGGAATAAATAAGAGAGATAGGCCAGCGACGCGAGCGCCGTCCAGAGCAGCGTGCCGATGGGTCCGAAGTAGAGGGCGGCGGTGATAACTGGTATGTACAGCACGGGATAATAGCTGCTGTTAATCCCGACATCGCCAGTGTGGCCGAGCAGCAGCGTGGCCAGGCCGATCTTAATCAGGACAGCGTAGTAAGGGCCACGTTGGGGAAACAACGCCAGGAGCTGGCGTTCAAAAAGTTGAAATCCACCTATGGCTAACAGGGTAAATTGCTTGTGGGGCTCACGGATGGGAGGGAGCAACGCCAGACCGCCAAGGAATAGCAACCAGAGAATGTCAATCCAGCCGATGGCTGTTTCCTGCCGCTCCGCCATAAATCAGTGTACCAATTGATTTAACTCCGCAAGAGTGATTTTCACTCGTGTCCGCGCCGGGGCGCGACATTTCGGCACCTGAACTATCACGGAAGTAACTTGGAGTGTCGCGGAGTCGCACCTAGACTTGTAGTGTGGACAACACTTTTGATCGGCTAAAAAATTCGCCGGAGCCGCTTCACCCGACCGGAGGCGGCGCTAACTATCGCAAACTGGTGCTGGTTGCGATCGTGGGAGCGGGGCTGGCCTTCGCGGTTCGGTCAGGGGCACTGGAAGGTGCCTGGGAACGGCTTACCGGGCAGCTGATCGGGGTGGCAGGAGAACCGGTTCCGGCAACGCACTCCAGACTTTCAGACCACAACATTGAATGGCTGCAAAAACAGACACCGCAACGACAGATGGAATTCCTTTTGGGCGCAGCCATCAACCACGATAAGGGCGCCACCGAGATGATCGCCAATCGCGTAGACGGATGGCACGGAAAATTGCACCGTACAAAAACCTGGCAAAATCTGGAGATGACGGCCCTCTATTCGAACGATCTGCGAGTGCGGGCAGCGGCCATCGAGATCAATCTGGCAGTGAACCATTTAGCTAAAAATGAGGAAACCGCCGCTCGGTTGATGCGCCAGGCGGAGGCTGATCCCAGCGCGCGTCCCTGGGTGGAATGGGAAATTGGCATGCTCGCCAACCGCGGCGTGCGACCCGAGCGTACGCAGGGATGGCTGGCTGATCATCTTCACGATTCAAACGAGCAGGTACGGTTTTGGGCGGTGGAGGGACTGGCGCACATTGGAACGGATGAGACGATCAAGACCTTGATTGAGGTTCTGGGAAGCGATCCCGCGGCTGCTGTGCGCGAGCGCGCCGGGTGTAGCCTGGCAAAATCTGGAATGCTGACGCGCGAGCAACGCGTGAAGGCAGTGCCCGGACTGCTTGACCTGGCTGACAATCCGTCGCTGGACGTAACTACTCGCTCCTGGGTGTACCAGGCATTGCGAGAAATTACGGACGAGGCGATGCCCAATGATCCCGCATGGTGGCGAAACTGGTGGTCAACTCAGGGGGAGAGGAAATTGGAAGAGGTTCGCCGCGGTGAACAGTGGTCAGTACTCGGGAACGGGTGATCTTACCGGCAGCCTAGTTTTCATCAGCGACCGGCGACTGTGTACGTTGCGGCGTTTGAAAAGTGATTCCTTACTGAGGCCACCCCCACCGCCTCCACGTAGAAGATGTATTTACCCGCTCCGAGACGAAGTTTGCGTAACTCAAACTCATGAACGCCTGAGGGAACCGAGCCGAGACGCATCAGGTTCTCGCCGTCGAGCGAAATGTAAATCACGTACTGGCTGATCGTGTTCTCCTTCGTGGTCTCGCGCCCGGAGATTTTCCACTTCAGGTCGTCGCCATCAGCGCGGGCGGAAATTTCGGCGCAGTTCTCAATACCGCTTTCGACTTCGGTACCTTCCTCGTAGTCATTCCAAGTGACAATCTGGACAGCCGGCAACTGCTTAGAGGCCGAAAAGAATTCCTTGATCGCTCCGAAGGTGGCCAGCCACGTTTGCCCGCAGTTGCGGCTCATGACCCGATTTAGGCTCCATGACGCGAACCGATCGTTGAATCCGGGATACACAGAACCGATGATGTAAGCGCCAGATTTACGCAGGCCCTTTTTATAAAAATCCTCCAGGTACTTCTCTCCCCAGTCGTTGGGGTCGTCCTTATTGTGTTTCAGCCAGGCGAAACTGCCAGCAGAATACGGGTGTTCGAAGCCTGAAGGGTGTTGAAAAATGTAAATCGGATTTCCCGGAACTTCCTTCACCACTTTCGACCAATCAATTTCGAAATGTTTGTCGAGTTCGAAGTTGGAGAGGACCGGACGCCCATCAATCTTCATGTATGCCGGGGAAGGAAAGTAGGTTTTGGCAACGTACTTCAACTCATGGATCAGTTCCTTGGTCCCGTTGTCGCCTTTCTTAAGCGAGCGGAGTGCCTTGGGATCCACCTGAATCTCGAAGGTGAAGCCGGGATGCCGCTCAGCCTCTCGCATCACAAGCTGAGTTGTGCGCTCGGTGGGTCCCTCGTCCGAAGAGCCGCGCCAGTCAATCATCACGCCTTCAATCCGGCGGCTGACCATGTCTTCCACCTGGCGATGCACCTGGGCAGGATCGTCGGAACGATAGCCGACGTTCATGTGCCGGGGATCTCCAAACCAGCCCATCAGGTGCGCATAGACCCGAGTGGTAGCGCCGGAATAGAGGAGCGAGCGAATCGGTTCCTTGCTGATGTTGCCGGCGGCAGCATTCCCGTTCGATTGGCCGTGAAAACTATCGGCAGCACTGGTGTTGTTTGCGCTTTCTGCCCGCAGGGTGGTGGTAGGAATGATTCTCAACTGGGATAAAGCCGAGCTGCTCGTAACCGTAACCAGAAGCAAAAAAAAGAAGATTTGTCTCACGAGATGATTCAACACGAAAGAGGATGCTTCCACTCGCGGAAAGATTCGGGAAACAAGTAAGGCCATGACGGATGCAAGTCACGCTCCAGAGTTGTCTTGCAATGAGGCACCGAAAGCGGTTTGTAGGGCCTCCCCTAATTCCGGCTTCGTGCATCCAATTTCCCTGAAAAGGAGCTTGGGATGCGATTGATCTTAATTATTCTTTTGATTTTGCTGCTGCTGGGAGCGTTACCGACCTGGCCCTACAGTTCGGGATGGGGATACTACCCGAGCGGCGGACTAGGACTGATCCTGTTGATCGTGATTGTGCTGCTGCTGATGGGAAGAATCTAGCCCCGCTCGCCTTAGAGGTATCGTTCAATGTGGCGCAGCGTCGCTAGGCTCAGTGAGTAACGCCTCCTAGGCCGCCATCCACCGGGTTGATCTCGCTGGCGGCGCTGCACAAATTCTTTGCTCACATTCATTGGTGGTCGGAATATTTCCTCGATTGTCAGTGC
The sequence above is drawn from the Terriglobales bacterium genome and encodes:
- a CDS encoding endo-1,3-alpha-glucanase family glycosylhydrolase, with product MRIIPTTTLRAESANNTSAADSFHGQSNGNAAAGNISKEPIRSLLYSGATTRVYAHLMGWFGDPRHMNVGYRSDDPAQVHRQVEDMVSRRIEGVMIDWRGSSDEGPTERTTQLVMREAERHPGFTFEIQVDPKALRSLKKGDNGTKELIHELKYVAKTYFPSPAYMKIDGRPVLSNFELDKHFEIDWSKVVKEVPGNPIYIFQHPSGFEHPYSAGSFAWLKHNKDDPNDWGEKYLEDFYKKGLRKSGAYIIGSVYPGFNDRFASWSLNRVMSRNCGQTWLATFGAIKEFFSASKQLPAVQIVTWNDYEEGTEVESGIENCAEISARADGDDLKWKISGRETTKENTISQYVIYISLDGENLMRLGSVPSGVHEFELRKLRLGAGKYIFYVEAVGVASVRNHFSNAATYTVAGR
- a CDS encoding DUF3309 family protein, which gives rise to MRLILIILLILLLLGALPTWPYSSGWGYYPSGGLGLILLIVIVLLLMGRI
- a CDS encoding HEAT repeat domain-containing protein, translating into MDNTFDRLKNSPEPLHPTGGGANYRKLVLVAIVGAGLAFAVRSGALEGAWERLTGQLIGVAGEPVPATHSRLSDHNIEWLQKQTPQRQMEFLLGAAINHDKGATEMIANRVDGWHGKLHRTKTWQNLEMTALYSNDLRVRAAAIEINLAVNHLAKNEETAARLMRQAEADPSARPWVEWEIGMLANRGVRPERTQGWLADHLHDSNEQVRFWAVEGLAHIGTDETIKTLIEVLGSDPAAAVRERAGCSLAKSGMLTREQRVKAVPGLLDLADNPSLDVTTRSWVYQALREITDEAMPNDPAWWRNWWSTQGERKLEEVRRGEQWSVLGNG